In a genomic window of Chryseobacterium sp. G0162:
- a CDS encoding DUF11 domain-containing protein, translated as MNKLTRNLIPLLIPLGIIKLTAQNSPDLEFASAQGTNNPTGNGPVTTTTINFVQNPNNPSGNTFQTYTPTLSATFTISNQMYTNAGRIGYANLNVSAPIYPLMNAAGSPSNNSFTASGAATGTGINTASNRGVGLFFNTAALNGRSTNATYQMADLTITFNRPVDNPILHVGGMGGFHNNLGFTGGFDYLSSNVPVTFTRLSGSSSNFTVTSTSIKNTAANPTSTGVNSASGSVLVSGKGITTLVLRMSARGDGNDTSWTTQSGDVVTMGISTLESDLSVTKTINNPNPDRQSTVIFTINAVNNGPSNNTNVSVTDALPSGYTFVSSSATSGSYNNATGKWTLGNFNAGASANLTITAKVNCIGDYTNTANISGDLFDHIIGNNSASVTPNINPQPCACYNEPNKSTTGTDSKFGITLLQRAGAESNNWPMVRKSAHLVLESNNKGFVITRMTAADIDNIAVPVEGMMVYDKTAKCLKLYTDNGWSCFTTPTCP; from the coding sequence ATGAATAAACTCACTAGGAATTTAATTCCTCTTCTGATTCCACTTGGAATCATCAAATTGACAGCCCAAAATTCTCCCGATCTGGAGTTTGCCTCCGCTCAGGGAACAAACAATCCTACAGGTAATGGACCGGTGACAACAACAACCATTAATTTTGTCCAAAATCCCAATAATCCCTCTGGAAATACATTTCAGACCTATACCCCCACATTAAGTGCTACCTTTACCATTTCCAATCAGATGTATACGAATGCAGGAAGGATTGGTTATGCTAATCTTAATGTGTCCGCTCCTATTTATCCGCTGATGAATGCAGCAGGCTCACCTTCTAATAATAGTTTTACCGCTTCAGGAGCTGCAACAGGTACCGGGATTAATACGGCAAGTAACAGAGGAGTCGGATTGTTTTTTAACACCGCAGCGCTCAATGGAAGATCTACAAATGCAACTTATCAAATGGCAGATTTAACCATTACATTCAACAGACCTGTTGATAATCCTATCCTTCATGTTGGTGGTATGGGAGGATTTCACAACAATCTCGGATTCACCGGAGGTTTTGACTATCTTTCGTCCAATGTCCCGGTTACCTTTACCAGGTTATCAGGAAGTTCAAGCAATTTCACGGTTACATCCACCTCTATAAAAAATACAGCGGCCAATCCCACCTCCACTGGGGTTAATTCTGCATCCGGATCTGTCCTGGTAAGTGGAAAAGGAATTACAACGCTTGTCCTTCGAATGTCAGCAAGAGGTGATGGTAATGATACCTCGTGGACGACGCAAAGTGGCGACGTGGTAACCATGGGTATTTCTACTTTAGAAAGTGATCTTTCCGTGACTAAAACCATTAATAATCCGAATCCAGACCGGCAATCAACTGTGATTTTTACCATCAATGCGGTAAATAATGGTCCTTCCAATAATACCAACGTCTCCGTTACGGATGCGCTTCCTTCAGGATACACATTTGTCAGTTCATCTGCCACTTCGGGATCCTACAACAACGCAACAGGAAAATGGACATTGGGAAATTTCAATGCTGGAGCGAGCGCCAATCTCACTATTACGGCAAAAGTTAACTGTATAGGAGACTATACCAATACGGCAAACATTTCAGGTGATCTTTTCGATCATATAATAGGAAATAACAGCGCATCGGTAACCCCGAATATTAATCCTCAACCATGTGCATGTTATAATGAACCCAATAAGTCGACAACAGGTACAGACTCAAAATTTGGAATAACATTATTACAGCGGGCAGGTGCTGAAAGTAATAATTGGCCGATGGTACGAAAGTCTGCCCATCTGGTATTAGAATCAAATAACAAAGGATTTGTTATTACGAGAATGACCGCTGCCGATATTGACAACATCGCAGTACCCGTAGAAGGCATGATGGTGTATGACAAAACTGCTAAGTGTCTAAAGTTGTATACTGATAATGGATGGAGCTGTTTTACAACCCCAACTTGTCCATAA
- a CDS encoding DUF11 domain-containing protein, which yields MKIFTISLLIIGLFTFASSRLKAQSSPNLEFAAHPAVQNPQGNGPTYNASINFVKNINNPNGNTYAAYQPNLKVNFSIINQYYSSAIIMGYNTNNTSAPIYPKINYIGTPTNSDFTSSGAAVGNGISIANNNGLALFYNTTVLGSKNTALAYPMADLLITFNRPVNDPTLHIGTMGAFENQLGIAGGFDLIDSNVPVTFTRVSGNNSNFSVTSTSIKNSALHPNDNGPQSASGSVLVNGKGITTLKLRMSVRGDGGQPNWGLGSGDLVTFGISVLESDLSVNTTVNNNTPHFDDIITFTVKAKNLGASNNTGVKVINLIPDGYEILNASTPAGTYNINTGVWNIGNLLDNTEVDMVIQAKVKSTGSYTVTSSISGGLRDPYLDNNQSTLTPLIAGRAVCYNDPLLNGTGTNSKFGITTLQRAGTSGGNWPMVRKSAHLVLESNNKGFVITRMTSTEITSITIPVEGMMVYDSTEKCLKVYADNVWSCFSTATCP from the coding sequence ATGAAAATTTTTACTATTTCTCTTCTTATTATAGGATTATTTACATTTGCCAGTTCCAGGCTTAAAGCGCAGTCGTCACCGAATTTAGAATTTGCAGCTCATCCAGCAGTGCAAAATCCACAAGGGAATGGACCTACCTACAATGCCAGTATTAATTTCGTCAAGAACATTAATAATCCAAATGGAAACACCTATGCAGCTTATCAACCAAATCTTAAAGTAAATTTCTCCATCATCAATCAATATTATAGCTCAGCAATAATCATGGGATATAATACCAACAACACCAGTGCTCCGATTTATCCAAAGATAAACTATATCGGTACGCCTACGAATAGTGATTTTACTTCTTCAGGAGCAGCTGTGGGAAATGGAATCTCAATAGCTAATAATAATGGGCTTGCCTTGTTCTACAATACAACTGTTCTTGGAAGCAAAAATACGGCATTGGCTTATCCAATGGCTGATCTATTAATTACTTTCAACCGTCCGGTGAATGATCCAACTCTTCACATTGGGACTATGGGTGCATTTGAAAATCAATTGGGTATAGCTGGAGGCTTTGATCTGATTGACTCGAATGTGCCCGTCACCTTTACCAGGGTATCAGGAAATAATTCGAATTTTTCGGTCACTTCCACTAGTATAAAAAATTCTGCTCTTCACCCTAATGATAATGGTCCTCAATCGGCGTCTGGTTCTGTGCTGGTAAATGGAAAAGGGATAACCACTCTAAAATTAAGGATGTCTGTAAGAGGGGATGGTGGACAGCCAAATTGGGGTTTAGGTTCCGGAGATCTAGTCACATTCGGAATTTCAGTACTCGAAAGTGATTTGTCTGTCAATACTACTGTTAATAACAATACTCCTCATTTCGACGATATTATTACTTTTACCGTAAAAGCAAAAAATCTGGGGGCATCTAACAATACAGGTGTTAAAGTTATCAATCTAATTCCTGACGGATATGAGATTTTAAATGCATCCACACCTGCAGGTACTTATAATATTAATACCGGTGTTTGGAATATAGGTAACTTATTGGATAATACGGAAGTGGATATGGTCATTCAGGCAAAGGTAAAGAGTACAGGTTCCTATACCGTCACTTCATCAATTTCCGGAGGACTCCGTGATCCCTATTTAGATAATAATCAATCAACACTTACTCCTTTGATTGCCGGGAGAGCGGTTTGCTATAATGATCCATTACTCAATGGAACAGGGACTAATTCTAAATTTGGGATCACCACTTTGCAACGTGCCGGAACCAGTGGCGGAAATTGGCCAATGGTACGAAAGTCTGCCCATCTGGTATTAGAATCAAATAACAAAGGATTTGTTATTACGAGAATGACCAGCACTGAGATTACTAGTATCACCATTCCCGTAGAAGGCATGATGGTGTATGACAGCACAGAAAAATGTTTAAAAGTTTATGCTGACAATGTATGGAGCTGTTTTTCTACAGCGACCTGTCCATAA
- a CDS encoding RteC domain-containing protein codes for MIKIEEKEQFFSMHAMNVIEEAYNMAVFLQELLKDLKTRILRSGFKNHNEEVFFFKRIKPPLLGKLIYYNKIFRIESLSPQSTEMFHIYYEQHIRILEEEFKEHIDRSDFHQYFRTERTDLDDKYFWRGKIDLIDGVNSFYQQNKAHYFGKASNIIFLHK; via the coding sequence TTGATTAAAATTGAGGAAAAGGAACAGTTCTTTTCAATGCATGCGATGAACGTCATTGAGGAAGCATATAATATGGCAGTATTTCTTCAGGAGCTATTAAAGGATCTGAAAACACGCATACTAAGATCCGGCTTTAAGAATCATAATGAAGAAGTATTCTTTTTTAAAAGAATAAAGCCACCGCTATTGGGAAAGCTCATCTACTACAATAAGATATTCAGGATAGAATCGCTAAGCCCGCAGAGCACAGAAATGTTTCACATTTATTATGAGCAGCACATTCGGATACTTGAAGAGGAGTTCAAAGAACATATTGACAGGTCTGATTTTCACCAATATTTCAGGACAGAAAGGACAGATCTCGATGACAAATACTTCTGGCGGGGGAAAATTGATTTAATAGATGGAGTCAATAGCTTTTATCAGCAGAATAAAGCCCATTATTTTGGCAAGGCCTCGAACATCATCTTCTTGCATAAGTGA
- a CDS encoding helix-turn-helix domain-containing protein, with protein sequence MNNNYYSNKNCYQEVIYSSFNGMDKRNDMSTSTGFLIVLFSEGSGLHYIDGIGYPISKGQLHFVFPGQEHHLEVSYETKAHKLVISTMLFEEFSCIEELYYIKHTYSPVFNLNEEVFESIRHEMLRIEGDLELMKNDEIFKKILLRRIDIISSVIKYEVVQYFENIQNSDVNQTIKKLWVLVNQHCNIQKNVSWYAGKLCITPNYLNILCKRILNTTISDIINQKIMYEAKQQLRFSKKNIKEIAFDLGFACPSSFTAFFKKNAGLTPVAYRE encoded by the coding sequence GTGAATAATAATTACTACAGCAACAAAAATTGTTATCAAGAAGTCATCTACAGCTCATTCAACGGAATGGACAAACGTAATGACATGAGTACATCAACAGGATTTTTGATCGTTCTTTTTTCCGAAGGTAGCGGCCTGCATTATATTGACGGTATCGGATACCCAATCTCCAAAGGACAACTCCATTTTGTCTTTCCAGGACAAGAACATCATTTAGAAGTAAGTTACGAAACAAAGGCCCATAAACTAGTCATCAGTACTATGCTGTTCGAAGAATTTTCGTGCATAGAAGAACTTTATTATATTAAACATACTTATTCACCTGTATTTAATCTTAATGAGGAGGTTTTTGAGTCCATTCGTCATGAAATGCTACGTATTGAAGGTGATCTTGAATTAATGAAAAATGATGAAATATTTAAGAAGATACTTTTAAGAAGAATTGACATTATTTCTTCAGTGATTAAGTATGAAGTAGTCCAGTACTTTGAAAATATCCAGAATTCAGATGTGAATCAAACGATTAAAAAACTGTGGGTACTTGTAAACCAACATTGCAATATTCAAAAAAATGTATCGTGGTATGCTGGAAAATTATGTATTACCCCCAACTATTTGAATATTCTCTGCAAAAGGATTTTGAACACAACAATTTCAGATATTATTAATCAGAAAATCATGTATGAAGCTAAGCAACAGCTTCGCTTCAGCAAAAAAAATATTAAAGAGATTGCTTTCGATCTTGGATTTGCCTGTCCTTCTTCCTTTACAGCTTTCTTCAAAAAAAATGCAGGTTTGACACCTGTGGCATATCGTGAATAA
- a CDS encoding MBL fold metallo-hydrolase — MKVNTKHLLVCLIVFALSIRLHAQGDNHLIGAQYIDRSLYNSREVLPDVFDKPGENLDKSLIQVKGNLYRHTNGTLPALHSGLVLITKEGAIVIDPALTQAAIWLNSEIKKRFNVPVKYVILTHAHYDHAGGSQIFQQDGAKVIIQKNGLEPIIGEKLPVAVPDIVYDKQLTINLGGETVVLNHIAPSHSNSLSVVLFPKYKAMQLTDVGEARTMPYNDFLDFYYDGWMETLDWAVKQDVDFIDVGHYTPATLDDIRKERVYMADLHQQVLDLVRKGQSWDELYRNIKFSDDVKKWGGFETMSKLNILGMYRWITNHRRGLW, encoded by the coding sequence ATGAAAGTAAATACAAAACATTTGTTAGTTTGCCTGATTGTTTTTGCGTTGTCAATTAGACTTCATGCACAGGGCGATAATCACCTAATAGGTGCACAATATATAGACCGGTCTCTTTATAATTCCAGAGAAGTGCTACCGGATGTTTTTGACAAGCCTGGTGAAAATCTCGATAAAAGCCTCATTCAGGTGAAGGGTAATTTGTACCGGCATACCAATGGTACCCTGCCAGCTCTTCACAGTGGCCTGGTTCTGATCACTAAGGAAGGTGCTATAGTTATCGATCCAGCCTTAACCCAAGCAGCAATTTGGCTGAATAGTGAAATTAAAAAGAGATTTAATGTGCCGGTAAAGTATGTTATCCTGACCCATGCGCACTATGACCATGCCGGAGGCTCACAAATTTTTCAGCAAGATGGTGCTAAAGTTATCATTCAGAAAAATGGGCTTGAACCTATAATAGGAGAAAAGTTGCCTGTTGCTGTTCCGGATATAGTATATGACAAACAGCTTACCATTAATCTTGGAGGGGAAACTGTTGTTTTAAATCATATTGCTCCCAGCCATTCTAATAGCCTGTCAGTAGTGCTTTTTCCAAAATATAAAGCCATGCAGTTAACCGATGTCGGGGAAGCGAGAACGATGCCTTACAATGATTTTCTTGATTTTTATTACGACGGCTGGATGGAAACATTGGATTGGGCTGTTAAACAAGATGTTGATTTTATTGACGTTGGACATTATACACCTGCTACCCTTGATGACATTCGGAAAGAAAGAGTGTATATGGCTGATCTGCATCAGCAGGTTCTTGATCTGGTGCGAAAGGGCCAAAGCTGGGATGAACTATACAGAAATATCAAATTTTCAGATGATGTTAAAAAATGGGGCGGATTTGAAACAATGAGCAAGCTGAATATCCTGGGAATGTACCGTTGGATCACCAACCACAGAAGAGGGCTTTGGTGA
- a CDS encoding helix-turn-helix transcriptional regulator, with product MKKLRQYPFLHTLNPVQKINATTISERLGRKPHQLFQPHMTDFYMVYLFTDGSGKHSVDFNDIEVIPGHILFMSRGQVHHFDPLETYDGQTIVFTEDFFCRSEIHRNFLNRTTLFNDPLQLAYFDSGAYFNTFSTLYQFIIDELKNVPDENQTEILHNYLFNVLLTAERIYNPTQKKTLPSRKQLLTYDFKRLVNQNLFNHWTIEEYAVLLHVTTRTLQGAFSEYENKTPKGWLTERLVLEIKRLLVYETMSISEIAYATGFKELSNFISFFKKNSGLTPAEFRMGLRP from the coding sequence ATGAAAAAGTTAAGGCAATATCCTTTTTTACATACATTAAATCCTGTTCAAAAGATTAATGCTACAACAATAAGTGAGAGGCTTGGCAGAAAGCCACATCAGTTATTTCAGCCGCATATGACCGATTTTTATATGGTCTATCTTTTTACGGATGGTTCCGGAAAGCATTCTGTGGATTTTAATGATATTGAGGTGATTCCCGGACATATTTTATTTATGAGCCGAGGGCAGGTTCATCATTTTGATCCATTGGAAACCTATGATGGTCAAACCATCGTTTTTACGGAAGATTTTTTTTGCAGATCTGAGATACATAGGAATTTCCTTAACCGAACCACACTTTTCAATGATCCCTTACAGCTGGCTTATTTTGATTCTGGTGCTTATTTTAATACTTTTTCAACCCTCTATCAGTTCATTATTGATGAATTAAAAAATGTACCTGACGAGAATCAAACAGAAATTCTTCATAACTATCTTTTTAATGTGCTTTTGACAGCAGAGCGGATTTATAACCCAACACAAAAAAAAACATTACCTTCCCGAAAACAGCTATTAACATATGATTTTAAAAGGTTGGTGAACCAAAACCTTTTTAATCACTGGACTATTGAAGAGTATGCTGTTCTTCTACATGTAACTACACGCACACTTCAGGGAGCTTTTTCTGAGTACGAAAATAAAACTCCAAAGGGCTGGCTAACCGAAAGACTTGTTCTTGAAATCAAAAGATTACTAGTTTATGAAACCATGTCCATAAGTGAAATTGCCTATGCTACAGGATTCAAAGAATTATCGAATTTTATAAGCTTTTTCAAAAAAAATAGCGGACTTACTCCGGCAGAATTCAGGATGGGTTTAAGACCATAA
- a CDS encoding sensor histidine kinase, protein MSFINRIGLKRIALHCLYWILFLLFFFSNKSDHEDSYEFIFIYSCKILAQAAAAYGLIYWIIPETLNKKKYLLFIIFALGWIYIVFAFLMILKFYYLEPQFPTFFHDWPGHTMTVIERLTSGSLMIREVSFITYPVIILGFISFNRKQQRLLKLEEEKKSIELKVLKNQLNPHFLFNTLNNLYALTLKKDDRAPEIIAKLSEILDFVLYRCNEDYVSIEKEIALIENYIALEKLRYSENRLDILFTKDIQESNTISPLILLTFIENAFKHGVINETEKATIRLNLESKKEHIIFSIENTKPQNELAQMTNKSKIGLENVQKQLDLLYPKRHQLEIEETQLFYKVNLCLKNQNRKEL, encoded by the coding sequence ATGAGCTTTATCAACAGAATTGGCTTAAAAAGAATAGCCCTCCATTGTCTATACTGGATTTTATTTTTGCTGTTTTTCTTTTCAAACAAATCTGACCATGAAGATTCTTATGAATTCATTTTTATTTATTCCTGTAAAATTTTAGCACAAGCCGCCGCCGCTTATGGCTTAATCTATTGGATTATCCCGGAAACATTAAACAAAAAAAAATATTTACTTTTTATAATTTTTGCCTTAGGCTGGATTTATATTGTATTTGCTTTTTTAATGATTTTAAAGTTTTATTATCTCGAACCCCAATTTCCAACTTTCTTCCATGATTGGCCCGGACATACAATGACGGTTATTGAACGTCTTACCTCAGGCAGTCTGATGATAAGGGAGGTTTCTTTTATCACCTATCCTGTTATTATTTTAGGGTTTATTAGCTTTAATCGCAAACAACAGAGACTTTTAAAATTAGAAGAAGAAAAAAAATCAATCGAATTAAAGGTGTTGAAAAATCAGCTGAATCCTCATTTCCTGTTCAATACTTTAAATAATCTATATGCTTTAACCCTAAAAAAAGATGATAGAGCGCCTGAAATAATCGCTAAGCTATCTGAGATCCTAGACTTTGTTTTATACCGCTGCAATGAAGATTATGTTTCTATTGAAAAAGAAATAGCGTTGATTGAAAATTATATTGCTTTAGAAAAACTACGGTATAGTGAAAACAGATTGGATATTTTATTTACAAAAGATATCCAGGAAAGCAATACAATTTCACCTTTGATTCTATTGACATTTATCGAAAATGCTTTTAAACATGGCGTCATTAATGAAACTGAAAAAGCAACCATCAGATTGAATTTAGAAAGCAAGAAAGAACACATTATTTTTAGTATTGAGAACACAAAGCCTCAAAATGAATTGGCTCAAATGACAAACAAATCTAAAATCGGCTTAGAAAACGTCCAGAAACAATTGGATTTATTATATCCCAAAAGACATCAGCTAGAAATTGAAGAAACCCAGCTATTTTATAAAGTCAACCTTTGTTTGAAAAATCAAAACAGGAAAGAACTTTGA
- a CDS encoding LytR/AlgR family response regulator transcription factor: MKHRCIIVDDEPFARELIASHLANFENFEVIDSFENALKAYSFLEYHSVDLIFLDIEMPLMKGNDFLKKLKNPPKVILTTAYREYAVEGYELNVIDYLLKPITFDRFFVSIEKFKQVQTPRKESFPASENHIFITSGSKNIKIIFDEILYIESLKDYITIHLENGKSHHVKQNISVFEKLLNSEFIRVHRSFIIQTKKITAYTKNEIEINSVEIPIGISYKENWLNYLETFLLK, from the coding sequence ATGAAACACAGGTGTATTATTGTTGACGACGAACCTTTTGCAAGAGAATTAATTGCTTCTCATTTGGCCAACTTCGAAAATTTTGAGGTAATAGATTCTTTTGAAAATGCATTAAAAGCCTATTCTTTTTTAGAGTATCATTCCGTTGACCTCATCTTTTTGGATATTGAAATGCCTCTAATGAAAGGAAATGATTTTTTGAAAAAACTAAAAAATCCACCTAAAGTAATTCTTACAACTGCTTACAGAGAATATGCGGTTGAAGGCTATGAACTTAATGTGATCGATTATCTTTTGAAGCCCATTACTTTTGACCGTTTTTTTGTTTCAATAGAAAAATTTAAGCAGGTTCAAACTCCCAGGAAAGAAAGTTTTCCAGCGTCTGAAAATCATATTTTCATAACAAGTGGCAGCAAAAATATTAAAATTATCTTTGATGAAATTTTGTATATCGAAAGCCTGAAAGATTACATCACTATTCATTTGGAAAATGGAAAATCACATCATGTAAAACAGAATATTTCGGTTTTTGAAAAATTACTGAATTCTGAATTTATTCGAGTTCATCGTTCTTTTATTATTCAGACAAAAAAAATAACCGCTTATACTAAAAACGAAATTGAAATAAACTCCGTCGAAATTCCCATTGGAATTAGCTACAAGGAAAACTGGCTGAATTATTTGGAAACATTTCTTCTAAAATAG
- a CDS encoding agmatine/peptidylarginine deiminase, translated as MQKKKIMFLLLPVIMFSCSQEETPVPPTSGTPDPTSIVYKMPEESAPHEGTWLQWPHKYQYGITYQNRLDPTWVAMTKELVQSEKVHIIAYDSTEKDRIVGLLTHAGISLNNIDFKLYPTDDFWVRDNGPIYVKDKNGKLFIQDWGFNGWGNKAQYSNCNTIPAKIAADNGIPKVDLNSVMINEGGSVEIDGNGVLMACKSSILNENRNPGMTQQQAEAIFTKNLGITKFIWLDGKANLDITDMHIDGFARFANSTTIITMNTDDLAYWQVPTSDMSKLYSATQKNGAAYTFVKVPLTKYDVTTTYGKNVGKASYINYYIANNRVLVPNYNDPNDIIANQIIQQLYPDKQVIGIDCRNLFANGGMVHCVTQQQPK; from the coding sequence ATGCAAAAAAAGAAAATCATGTTCTTATTGTTACCTGTTATCATGTTTTCCTGTTCCCAGGAAGAGACACCAGTTCCTCCCACTTCAGGTACACCTGACCCAACTTCCATTGTTTACAAAATGCCTGAGGAATCAGCTCCACACGAAGGAACCTGGCTTCAATGGCCCCACAAGTATCAATACGGTATTACTTACCAGAACCGGTTGGATCCTACCTGGGTAGCAATGACTAAGGAGCTTGTACAAAGTGAAAAAGTGCATATCATTGCTTATGACAGTACAGAAAAGGACCGCATTGTGGGACTGTTGACACATGCAGGAATATCACTCAACAATATCGACTTTAAACTGTATCCAACTGATGATTTTTGGGTGAGAGATAATGGCCCAATCTATGTAAAAGATAAAAATGGTAAGTTGTTTATTCAGGACTGGGGATTTAACGGTTGGGGGAATAAAGCTCAATATAGCAACTGTAATACAATTCCTGCTAAAATTGCTGCCGATAATGGAATTCCAAAAGTAGATCTTAATTCAGTAATGATTAATGAAGGAGGAAGTGTTGAAATTGATGGAAATGGAGTGCTAATGGCTTGCAAAAGTTCTATTCTTAACGAGAACAGAAACCCTGGAATGACCCAGCAGCAGGCAGAAGCTATTTTCACTAAGAATTTAGGAATTACAAAATTTATCTGGCTGGATGGAAAAGCCAACCTTGATATCACGGATATGCATATTGACGGGTTTGCCAGATTTGCGAATTCTACTACTATTATCACCATGAATACTGATGACCTGGCTTACTGGCAAGTTCCAACCAGTGATATGAGTAAACTTTACAGTGCAACACAAAAAAATGGGGCTGCTTATACATTTGTGAAAGTTCCTTTAACGAAATATGACGTGACAACCACCTATGGGAAAAATGTAGGAAAGGCATCTTATATTAATTATTATATTGCTAATAACCGTGTATTGGTTCCTAATTATAATGATCCTAATGATATCATTGCTAACCAGATTATACAACAATTATATCCTGATAAACAAGTGATTGGAATTGACTGCCGTAACCTTTTTGCTAATGGAGGAATGGTACATTGCGTAACCCAACAGCAACCAAAATAG
- a CDS encoding GyrI-like domain-containing protein — MEDNLNCIYRVINFIEKNFDQQISVKDLEDVSNYSYRNIQRIFKYSCGETIGAFQQRLKVENAYKRILYTQESLTSIGVEVGFSTIASFSKAFKQHFGISPKEAKRSKQQLLCAPDLIPVTSDILLEPEIVYLKPIQVYYQSIQTYYNNEEIELLWESFIHNEFLSSDAEYFGIIADEPLIKTEINCRYDACSTRQAQNKKLPSKPILGGQYARFIHSGTYETIDETYTKIYSRWIFNSGLEFSHTPIIEKYERYADDMEDQEKQLTYILLPLK, encoded by the coding sequence ATGGAAGACAACCTGAACTGTATTTATAGAGTCATCAATTTTATTGAGAAAAATTTTGATCAGCAGATTTCTGTAAAAGATTTGGAAGATGTATCAAATTACTCTTATAGAAATATTCAGCGTATCTTTAAGTATAGTTGTGGGGAAACAATAGGCGCTTTTCAACAAAGGCTGAAAGTAGAAAATGCTTATAAACGAATACTTTATACTCAAGAAAGTCTTACATCTATAGGGGTTGAAGTAGGATTTTCCACGATCGCTTCCTTTTCAAAAGCTTTTAAACAGCATTTTGGGATATCTCCTAAAGAAGCGAAACGAAGTAAGCAACAGTTACTTTGTGCACCAGATCTGATTCCGGTAACCTCTGACATTTTGCTGGAACCCGAAATTGTATACCTTAAACCAATACAGGTCTATTATCAGAGTATTCAAACCTATTATAACAATGAGGAAATTGAATTGCTCTGGGAAAGCTTTATCCACAATGAATTTCTCAGTTCCGATGCAGAATATTTTGGAATTATAGCAGATGAGCCTTTAATCAAGACTGAAATAAACTGCCGATATGACGCCTGTTCAACCAGACAAGCTCAAAATAAAAAACTCCCTTCAAAACCCATATTGGGAGGTCAATATGCTCGTTTTATCCATTCCGGAACCTATGAAACAATAGATGAGACTTATACAAAAATTTATTCCCGATGGATTTTTAATTCCGGACTTGAGTTTTCACATACTCCTATCATAGAGAAATATGAAAGGTATGCAGATGATATGGAAGATCAGGAGAAACAACTGACTTATATTTTACTGCCTTTGAAATAG
- a CDS encoding bacteriocin-like protein, translated as MKNCKKISRDQLKSINGGALSCSEACCPPPGIKRCPWVYCVAPCDILS; from the coding sequence ATGAAAAATTGTAAAAAAATTTCAAGAGATCAGCTGAAGAGCATCAATGGAGGTGCATTAAGCTGCTCAGAAGCATGTTGCCCTCCTCCGGGAATAAAAAGATGTCCTTGGGTCTATTGTGTAGCACCCTGTGATATATTAAGCTGA
- a CDS encoding bacteriocin-like protein, with protein sequence MKNLKKIHRQEMKTIKGGINCPGGQICLINGKWQCMPYDGCGGGNQP encoded by the coding sequence ATGAAAAATTTAAAAAAAATCCACAGACAGGAAATGAAAACAATTAAAGGTGGTATCAACTGCCCTGGTGGCCAAATATGTTTGATTAACGGAAAATGGCAATGTATGCCATACGATGGATGTGGCGGCGGAAATCAGCCCTAG